One region of Brassica napus cultivar Da-Ae chromosome A10, Da-Ae, whole genome shotgun sequence genomic DNA includes:
- the LOC106370430 gene encoding F-box protein At5g25290-like, producing the protein MKLSSSLSSVSKATLSRSPWLMLSPEDDGCMLYNPKEGNIERDLLEDFPGCRVLANSGNWCLVLDSGSNLFIVDVFSKETIHLPSLESIRSTTCPIKRVGDVVRGLLWVDKGGKDYVVVWFFDREYNHDCLSFCKKGDTHYTDIPLFDRDAHWYRGLSEMVLRGYTLYITTSRRFVRVLDLSGRSSFKEITRPFPMLSCYESCDSSIAVTTSGEVLLVESDPWNRSWFRVYKKDPYLERPDFACHTVLEVDSLGGEALLLDLGFTVPADDALGIEPDSIYFTRHYRPSQWKGRDLDICVYNLATKSLKRFSDLDVMNLMDARWFLPEN; encoded by the coding sequence ATGAAGTTATCTTCTTCCCTCTCGTCGGTGTCAAAGGCGACGTTAAGCCGATCTCCATGGCTGATGCTTTCTCCCGAAGACGATGGTTGTATGCTGTACAATCCGAAAGAAGGCAATATCGAAAGAGACctgctggaagactttccagggTGTCGAGTCCTGGCAAACTCGGGTAACTGGTGCTTGGTGTTAGATTCTGGATCCAATCTATTTATCGTAGACGTGTTTAGCAAGGAAACGATCCATCTCCCGTCTCTAGAGTCGATTAGGTCAACTACTTGTCCTATCAAGCGCGTGGGTGATGTTGTGAGGGGCCTTTTGTGGGTAGACAAAGGGGGAAAAGATTACGTTGTGGTGTGGTTCTTCGACCGCGAATATAACCACGATTGCCTAAGCTTTTGCAAGAAAGGGGATACTCACTACACCGACATCCCTCTGTTTGACCGAGACGCTCACTGGTATAGGGGTTTATCCGAGATGGTGCTACGGGGTTACACTCTTTATATCACAACCAGTCGTCGTTTTGTTCGAGTCCTAGATCTGTCTGGACGCTCCTCCTTCAAGGAGATTACCAGGCCATTCCCAATGCTTTCTTGTTATGAATCATGCGATTCTAGCATTGCGGTTACGACATCGGGAGAAGTTTTGTTGGTTGAGAGTGATCCATGGAATAGGAGCTGGTTCCGCGTCTACAAGAAGGATCCTTATTTAGAACGCCCAGATTTCGCCTGCCACACGGTTCTTGAGGTTGATTCTCTTGGTGGTGAGGCACTGCTTCTTGACTTGGGTTTCACCGTGCCTGCTGACGATGCCCTTGGCATCGAACCAGACTCCATCTATTTCACCCGCCACTACCGTCCCAGCCAATGGAAAGGTCGTGACCTTGACATCTGTGTGTACAATCTTGCCACCAAATCCCTCAAACGCTTTTCTGATCTTGATGTCATGAATCTCATGGATGCTCGATGGTTTCTCCCTGAAAATTAA
- the LOC106371705 gene encoding eukaryotic translation initiation factor 2 subunit beta-like has product MADENNEMKEVKDEQELAPFDPTKKKKKKKVVIQDPIEDSTESQPEKSDSLPANDGLESSFAGLKKKKKKPVEISSSLNEESLDDPEDLDEHANDEEDAEGIDLQQQQRYPWEGSDRDYIYDELLGRVFNILRENNPELAGDRRRTVMRPPQVLREGTKKTVFVNFMDLCKTMHRQPDHVMNFLLAELGTSGSLDGQQRLVVKGRFAPKNFEGILRRYVTEYVICLGCKSPDTILSKENRLFFLRCEKCGSGRSVAQIKAGFVARVGRRKT; this is encoded by the exons ATGGCTGATGAAAATAATGAGATGAAGGAAGTGAAGGACGAGCAAGAA CTCGCACCCTTTGATccaaccaagaagaagaagaagaagaaagttgtCATTCAAGATCCTATCGAGGATTCTACAGAGTCACAGCCCGAGAAATCTGATTCACTGCCTG CTAATGATGGCCTTGAGAGTTCATTTGCTGgattgaagaaaaagaagaagaagcct GTTGAAATTTCAAGCTCATTGAATGAAGAAAGTCTCGATGATCCAGAAGATTTGGATG AGCATGCTAATGACGAGGAAGATGCTGAGGGAATAGATCTGCAGCAGCAACAACGTTACCCCTGGGAGGGAAGTGATAGGGATTACATTTATGACGAG CTTCTTGGTAGAGTCTTCAACATTCTCCGTGAAAACAATCCGGAGCTTGCTGGAGATAGGCGTCGTACAGTCATGAGGCCTCCCCAAGTTCTTCGTGAGGGAACAAAGAAGACAGTGTTTGTCAACTTCATGGACCTTTGCAAGAC GATGCATCGTCAACCGGATCATGTGATGAATTTTCTGCTTGCTGAGTTGGGTACCAGTGGTTCGCTTGATGGGCAGCAAAGATTGGTTGTCAAGGGGAGATTTGCACCCAAGAATTTTGAAGGGATATTGCGGCGCTATGTCA CTGAGTATGTCATTTGCCTTGGTTGCAAGAGCCCGGACACAATTCTCTCAAAGGAGAATCGTCTCTTCTTTCTCAGATGCGAAAAG TGTGGATCTGGACGATCTGTGGCGCAGATTAAAGCTGGTTTTGTTGCTCGTGTTGGTCGCAGGAAGACTTGA
- the LOC106371706 gene encoding protein TIFY 3B-like, translating to MTMVKVEEEARASVEGGCGVGGEEIGGNGTVHGSIAGSVAGEGAEKPIPEAGSLEVPSSEPDASTTRPNRLTIFFGGKVRVFDGIPADKIQEIIRIAAAAAKSIETKNSANTSPVASPALNRAPSLSSTSNAAASPAAQSFPIHPISFCRSAADLPIARRHSLQRFLEKRRDRLVSKNPYPASDKKTDVPRDDASIKEEYPTA from the exons ATGACCATGGTTAAGGTTGAAGAGGAGGCACGAGCTTCCGTCGAAGGTGGATGCGGTGTTGGCGGAGAGGAGATCGGCGGTAACGGCACCGTGCATGGTTCCATCGCCGGATCTGTCGCCGGAGAAGGTGCTGAGAAACCAATTCCCGAAGCTgg GTCCTTGGAAGTGCCTTCCTCTGAGCCAGATGCTTCAACGACCCGTCCTAATCGACTGACTATCTTCTTTGGTGGGAAAGTTCGCGTCTTTGATGGGATTCCAGCAGACAAG ATTCAAGAAATCATCCGtattgctgctgctgctgctaaaTCCATAGAGACAAAGAACTCTGCGAACACCAGTCCTGTCGCTTCTCCAGCACTGAACAGAGCTCCTTCTCTCTCAAGCACATCCAATGCAGCAGCTTCGCCAGCTGCTCAGTCATTTCCCATTCACCCTATTTCATTCTGCAGATCTGCTGCTG ATCTACCAATTGCAAGGAGGCATTCGCTTCAACGATTCCTTGAGAAGAGACGTGACAG attggTGAGCAAGAACCCTTACCCTGCTTCAGACAAGAAGACAGATGTCCCAAGGGACGATGCCTCTATTAAGGAGGAGTATCCGACTGCTTAG
- the LOC106371707 gene encoding T-complex protein 1 subunit beta, producing MPIDKIFKDDASEEKGERARMASFIGAMAIADLVKSTLGPKGMDKILQSTGRGHSVTVTNDGATILKSLHIDNPAAKVLVDISKVQDDEVGDGTTSVVVLAGELLREAEKLVTAKIHPMTIIAGYRMAAECARDALLKRVIDNKENAEKFRSDLMKIAMTTLCSKILSQDKEHFAEMAVDAVFRLKGSTNLEAIQIIKKPGGSLRDSFLDEGFILDKKIGIGQPKRIENAKILVANTAMDTDKVKIYGARVRVDSMTKVAEIEGAEKEKMKDKVNKILAHGINCFVNRQLIYNFPEELFADAGVLAIEHADFEGIERLGLVTGGEIASTFDNPESVKLGHCKLIEEIMIGEDKLIHFSGVEMGQACSIVLRGASHHVLDEAERSLHDALCVLSQTVNDSRVLLGGGWPEMVMAKEVDELARKTAGKKSHAIEAFSRALVAIPTTIADNAGLDSAELVAQLRAEHHNEGCNAGIDVISGAVGDMEERGIYEAFKVKQAVLLSATEAAEMILRVDEIITCAPRRREDRM from the exons ATGCCG ATCGATAAGATCTTCAAAGATGATGCTAGTGAGGAGAAAGGAGAACGTGCTAGGATG GCATCGTTTATCGGTGCGATGGCTATAGCTGATCTTGTCAAGTCTACCTTAGGACCCAAGGGAATG GATAAAATCTTGCAATCTACTGGTAGAGGTCACTCGGTTACTGTCACTAACGATGGTGCGACTATTCTCAAGTCACTTCACATTGACAACCCCGCTGCTAAAGTTCTTGTTG ACATTTCGAAAGTTCAAGATGATGAGGTTGGTGATGGGACTACTTCTGTTGTTGTTTTGGCTGGGGAGCTTCTTAGGGAAGCTGAAAAGCTTGTTACGGCTAAGATCCACCCCATGACGATCATAGCAG GTTACAGAATGGCTGCTGAATGTGCTCGTGATGCTTTACTGAAAAGAGTAATTGATAATAAGGAGAATGCAG AGAAGTTTAGGTCAGACTTGATGAAGATTGCAATGACTACGTTATGCTCTAAAATTCTCTCGCAAGACAAGGAACACTTTGCAGAAATGGCCGTGGATGCTGTTTTCAGGCTAAAG GGAAGTACAAACTTGGAAGCTATTCAAATAATCAAAAAACCAGGAGGTTCCTTGAGGGATTCCTTTTTGGATGAAGG ATTTATTCTTGACAAGAAGATCGGAATCGGGCAGCCAAAGCGCATAGAGAATGCAAAGATCTTGGTAGCGAACACTGCAATGGACACTGATAAAGTGAAAATATACGGTGCACGTGTCCGTGTTGATTCCATGACCAAGGTTGCTGAGATTGAAGGGGCTGAGAAGGAAAAGATGAAAGACAAGGTGAACAAGATCCTAGCCCACGGTATCAACTGCTTTGTTAACAGGCAGTTGATCTACAATTTCCCAGAGGAGCTCTTCGCAGATGCTGGTGTACTTGCTATTGAGCATGCCGATTTTGAAGGAATAGAGCGTCTTGGTTTGGTTACAGGCGGAGAAATCGCTTCCACTTTTGACAACCCAGAGTCTGTTAAGCTTGGGCATTGCAAGCTCATCGAAGAGATTATGATTGGTGAAGACAAGTTGATCCATTTCTCTGGTGTTGAGATGGGCCAGGCTTGTTCAATTGTCCTAAGGGGTGCTAG TCACCATGTTCTAGACGAGGCGGAAAGATCACTCCATGATGCCTTGTGTGTACTCTCGCAAACAGTGAATGACAGCAGAGTGTTACTCGGAGGTGGATGGCCAGAGATGGTGATGGCAAAGGAAGTAGACGAGCTTGCAAGGAAAACAGCTGGCAAAAAATCGCATGCCATTGAAGCTTTCTCACGGGCTCTAGTGGCTATACCGACAACAATCGCAGACAATGCTGGTTTAGACAGTGCAGAATTGGTGGCTCAGCTTCGTGCAGAGCACCACAACGAAGGGTGTAACGCTGGAATCGATGTCATATCTGGAGCT GTAGGGGATATGGAGGAGAGAGGAATCTATGAAGCATTTAAAGTGAAGCAGGCCGTTCTGCTTTCTGCGACAGAAGCAGCTGAGATGATACTTCGAGTGGATGAGATAATTACATGTGCTCCTAGGAGGAGAGAAGACAGGATGTGA
- the LOC106370431 gene encoding E3 ubiquitin-protein ligase RHA1B, whose amino-acid sequence MSFFIEDSGLIVTQLLYQMAVLITLLRWIFTWILRYRSRSTSSSSSSTPPISSQTIKESLAVTTFRDAADRSPELISDTCAVCLGDLEDGDEVRELRNCSHVFHRECIDRWLDYECCGGDDNDGEEDNHRTCPLCRTPLLAANTSSCADWPVKNEPSWAVERLLYLFGDDLLV is encoded by the coding sequence ATGAGCTTCTTCATCGAAGATTCTGGTCTCATCGTCACACAACTTCTCTACCAAATGGCTGTCTTAATCACCCTCTTGAGATGGATCTTTACTTGGATCTTACGCTACCGATCCAGATctacctcctcctcttcttcatctacTCCTCCGATCTCGTCACAAACCATCAAAGAGAGCCTCGCCGTGACGACGTTCCGCGACGCCGCGGATCGGTCTCCGGAACTGATCAGCGACACTTGCGCGGTGTGTCTTGGAGATCTGGAAGACGGAGATGAGGTCAGAGAGCTCAGAAACTGCAGCCACGTGTTCCACCGAGAGTGTATCGACAGGTGGCTGGACTACGAGTGCTGCGGCGGAGATGATAACGACGGCGAGGAAGATAACCACCGCACGTGTCCTCTTTGTAGAACTCCGCTTCTTGCTGCTAATACGTCGTCGTGTGCGGATTGGCCGGTTAAGAACGAACCTAGCTGGGCCGTTGAGCGGCTTCTCTACCTCTTCGGAGATGATCTTCTTGTctga